The proteins below are encoded in one region of Acidobacteriota bacterium:
- a CDS encoding ChaN family lipoprotein, giving the protein MTMRRRTSLVLSTIVLVASSASAQSRGPLDLEIGDPARKARSIALGVDQIHDTHKGVDVSPDEAVAALADAAIVLVGESHTSAESHRVQAAVIAALQRAGRKVTIGLEMFPDDAPTAPFDRWMRGGIDEAALLRESGWYDYWGYPWGYYREIFQLAKQHRLSLRGINAPRAIISMVGRRGLTSIGGMERGRLAPTIDTTHDEHKQMFTAFIGGGSSHGSGMPADTLQRMIDAQCAWDATMAFHAVELAKSTPDPKAVVVVLVGSGHVAYNLGIARQAAAYTDRRVATVMPVATSPASPTSVRASVGDIVWGVPTETYPLHPTFGVSFRSNGEQPTNVLLVTPGSTAEAMGIKAGDDLLTLDGQPIRKDVEIRALIDKKQWGDSLVATVKRGDETLTLTGSLRRR; this is encoded by the coding sequence ATGACGATGCGGCGACGAACGTCCCTGGTTCTCTCGACGATCGTGCTCGTGGCGTCGTCGGCGTCCGCGCAGTCGCGTGGCCCCCTCGACCTCGAGATCGGCGATCCCGCGCGCAAGGCGCGCTCGATCGCGCTGGGCGTCGATCAGATTCACGACACGCACAAGGGCGTCGACGTGTCGCCCGACGAGGCGGTGGCCGCATTGGCCGACGCCGCCATCGTGCTCGTCGGAGAGTCGCACACGTCGGCGGAATCGCACCGCGTGCAGGCGGCCGTGATCGCGGCGCTGCAGCGTGCCGGTCGCAAGGTGACAATCGGCCTGGAGATGTTCCCCGACGACGCGCCCACCGCACCGTTCGATCGCTGGATGCGTGGCGGCATCGACGAGGCGGCGCTCCTGCGTGAATCAGGCTGGTACGACTACTGGGGCTATCCCTGGGGGTACTACAGGGAGATTTTCCAGCTCGCGAAACAGCATCGGCTGTCGCTGCGCGGGATCAACGCGCCGCGCGCCATCATCTCGATGGTCGGTCGTCGCGGCCTCACGAGCATCGGCGGGATGGAGCGCGGCAGGCTGGCACCGACGATCGACACGACGCACGACGAACACAAGCAGATGTTCACCGCGTTCATCGGCGGCGGGAGTTCACACGGCTCGGGCATGCCGGCCGACACGCTCCAGCGCATGATCGACGCGCAGTGTGCGTGGGATGCAACGATGGCGTTCCATGCCGTCGAACTGGCGAAGAGCACGCCCGATCCGAAGGCCGTTGTCGTGGTGCTGGTGGGCAGCGGGCATGTCGCCTACAACCTTGGCATCGCCCGACAGGCCGCGGCCTACACCGACAGGCGCGTGGCGACGGTGATGCCCGTCGCGACGTCGCCGGCCTCGCCGACGTCAGTACGTGCGTCGGTCGGCGACATCGTGTGGGGTGTGCCGACCGAGACCTACCCGCTCCACCCCACGTTCGGCGTGTCGTTCCGCAGTAACGGCGAGCAGCCCACCAACGTCCTCCTGGTGACGCCGGGCTCGACGGCCGAGGCGATGGGCATCAAGGCCGGCGACGACCTGCTGACGCTCGACGGCCAGCCGATCCGCAAGGACGTCGAGATTCGGGCGCTCATCGACAAGAAACAGTGGGGCGATTCGCTCGTCGCCACCGTGAAACGCGGCGACGAGACGCTGACGCTGACAGGCAGTCTTCGACGCCGCTGA
- the bcp gene encoding thioredoxin-dependent thiol peroxidase produces MALLEPGAKAPQFALPDQDGVVRALADCAGQPVVLFFYPKDATPGCTTEACGFQDALPDFSRAGAVVFGISILDTASKATFARRHGLAYPLLADEDHAVCERYGVWQEKRLYGRTFMGIARTTYLVAPDGTVARRWDGVKVDAHAADVLAVVEGAERR; encoded by the coding sequence ATGGCTCTTCTCGAACCAGGCGCGAAGGCGCCACAGTTCGCGCTCCCGGATCAGGATGGTGTCGTCCGCGCGCTTGCCGATTGCGCAGGCCAGCCGGTGGTGCTCTTCTTCTATCCGAAGGACGCCACGCCGGGGTGTACCACGGAAGCGTGCGGATTCCAGGACGCGCTACCCGACTTCTCGCGCGCGGGTGCGGTGGTGTTCGGCATCAGCATCCTCGACACGGCGAGCAAGGCGACGTTCGCGCGCCGGCACGGACTTGCGTATCCCCTCCTCGCCGACGAGGATCACGCCGTGTGCGAGCGGTACGGCGTGTGGCAGGAGAAGCGCCTCTATGGAAGGACGTTCATGGGCATCGCGCGGACCACGTATCTCGTCGCGCCTGATGGCACGGTGGCGCGGCGCTGGGACGGCGTGAAAGTCGACGCGCACGCGGCCGACGTGCTGGCCGTCGTCGAGGGGGCGGAACGGCGATGA
- a CDS encoding alpha/beta hydrolase yields the protein MARVAVPAGPRQCGAAPREGHTYTGDIRLAEGFHSEVLGNSRDVLIYLPPGYDDEPERRYPVLYLHDGQNVFDASTAFAGVSWAVDETAERLIREKAIAPVIIVAINHAGTARADEFAPTRDAHRDAGGRADRYARFLVDELKPYIDRTFRTRPDAVDTALGGSSLGGLVTLHMGLEYPHVFGGLAVLSPSIWWDRRAILERFARLETHLPWRIWLDVGTAEGRDTLRNARALKALLLEKGWADGDDLRYVEARGAPHSEAAWAARIGPILEYLFPAKPRTRRRRSPATRPGLRGRVGSPW from the coding sequence GTGGCACGCGTAGCCGTGCCGGCAGGCCCGAGGCAGTGCGGCGCCGCGCCGCGCGAGGGGCATACCTACACCGGCGACATCCGACTCGCCGAGGGCTTCCATTCGGAGGTGCTCGGCAACAGCCGAGACGTCCTGATCTACCTGCCGCCGGGGTACGACGACGAACCCGAGCGCCGCTATCCGGTGCTCTACCTGCACGACGGACAGAACGTGTTCGACGCGAGTACGGCGTTTGCCGGCGTCTCGTGGGCCGTGGACGAGACGGCCGAGCGGCTCATACGCGAAAAGGCGATCGCGCCGGTCATCATCGTCGCCATCAATCACGCCGGAACCGCCAGGGCCGACGAGTTCGCGCCGACGCGCGACGCCCACCGCGACGCCGGCGGCCGGGCAGACCGCTACGCGCGCTTCCTCGTCGACGAGCTCAAACCGTACATCGATCGCACGTTCCGTACGCGGCCGGATGCGGTAGACACCGCGCTCGGCGGGTCGTCGCTCGGCGGCCTCGTCACGCTGCACATGGGCCTCGAGTATCCGCACGTGTTCGGTGGGCTGGCGGTGCTGTCCCCGTCGATCTGGTGGGACCGTCGCGCGATCCTCGAGCGGTTCGCCAGACTCGAGACGCACCTGCCATGGCGGATCTGGCTCGACGTCGGCACTGCCGAAGGGCGCGACACGCTGCGTAACGCACGCGCGCTGAAAGCCCTGCTACTGGAGAAGGGCTGGGCGGACGGCGATGATCTGCGGTACGTCGAAGCGCGCGGGGCGCCGCACAGCGAGGCGGCATGGGCGGCGCGGATCGGACCGATTCTGGAGTATCTGTTCCCCGCGAAGCCGCGCACGCGACGGCGGCGTTCACCGGCCACACGACCAGGGTTGCGCGGCCGCGTCGGGTCACCGTGGTGA
- the odhB gene encoding 2-oxoglutarate dehydrogenase complex dihydrolipoyllysine-residue succinyltransferase: protein MAAQVVVPQLGESVIEARVARWLKKEGEAVGVGDALVELETEKIDLEVNADQAGVLAKILRQEGEDVKVGQQLALIEVGAAATSTPAAAAPEPAASAPAPAAAPVADGPRSTPAARKAAEVHQVDVAQVQGTGDAGRVMRRDVEAAARPAAAPASAPAAAKPAAAQPPPTRPALVPGSRTEERVRMSKRRLTIARNLVEAQRTAAMLTTFNEVDMTELMALRERRKEQFAKRYGVGIGIASFFVKASVAALQAFPRLNAEIQGEEMVLKHYYDVGIAVGAEQGLVVPVIRSAEQLGFADIELAIRDFAARAKNNTLTLEDLRGGSFTITNGGVFGSLLSTPILNPPQVGILGLHKIEDRPVAIKGQVVIRPMMYLALSYDHRIVDGLEAVQFLVKVKEFIEDPGFLLLQS from the coding sequence ATGGCGGCACAGGTGGTGGTTCCGCAGCTCGGTGAGTCGGTGATCGAGGCGCGCGTGGCGCGCTGGCTCAAGAAAGAAGGCGAGGCCGTGGGCGTGGGCGACGCGCTCGTCGAGCTCGAGACCGAGAAGATCGACCTCGAAGTGAACGCCGATCAGGCGGGCGTGCTCGCGAAGATCCTCCGTCAGGAGGGCGAAGACGTGAAGGTCGGCCAACAGCTCGCTCTGATCGAGGTGGGTGCCGCTGCGACGTCCACGCCTGCCGCCGCGGCACCCGAGCCCGCCGCGAGCGCGCCAGCGCCTGCCGCGGCTCCTGTCGCTGATGGTCCTCGCAGCACGCCAGCCGCGCGCAAGGCTGCCGAGGTCCATCAGGTGGACGTGGCGCAAGTGCAGGGCACCGGCGATGCCGGACGCGTGATGCGTCGTGACGTGGAAGCCGCTGCGCGACCCGCTGCCGCACCGGCGTCAGCACCCGCTGCGGCCAAGCCGGCTGCCGCCCAACCGCCGCCCACGCGTCCGGCCCTCGTTCCGGGCAGTCGCACGGAAGAACGCGTGCGGATGTCGAAGCGGCGACTCACAATCGCGCGCAACCTCGTCGAGGCCCAGCGCACGGCGGCCATGCTCACCACCTTCAACGAGGTGGACATGACCGAGCTGATGGCGCTGCGCGAACGGCGCAAGGAGCAGTTCGCCAAGCGCTACGGCGTGGGCATCGGCATCGCGTCGTTCTTCGTCAAGGCGTCGGTGGCGGCGCTCCAGGCGTTTCCCCGTCTCAACGCCGAGATCCAGGGCGAGGAGATGGTGCTGAAGCACTACTACGACGTCGGGATTGCCGTCGGCGCCGAACAGGGCCTGGTCGTCCCTGTCATCAGGTCGGCCGAACAGCTCGGGTTCGCCGACATCGAGCTCGCCATCAGGGATTTCGCCGCGCGCGCGAAGAACAACACGCTCACGCTCGAGGATCTCAGGGGCGGATCGTTCACGATCACCAACGGCGGCGTGTTCGGGTCGCTGCTCAGTACGCCGATCCTGAATCCGCCGCAGGTGGGCATCCTCGGCCTGCACAAGATCGAGGACCGCCCCGTGGCCATCAAGGGACAGGTCGTCATCAGACCGATGATGTACCTTGCGCTCTCCTACGATCACCGCATCGTGGACGGGCTCGAAGCCGTGCAGTTCCTCGTGAAGGTGAAGGAGTTCATCGAGGATCCGGGCTTCCTGCTCCTGCAGTCCTGA
- a CDS encoding 2-oxoglutarate dehydrogenase E1 component — MAGWSEFQGLNAGYVLELYDRYRQDPTAVDAQTRAYFEQWTPPEETPTPAGGAVSPGDTRAVVGAATLAEWIRRYGHLAAQIDPLGSRPTGDPALAPEAHGTSEDEMRRMPASVVGGPLAEGLPDAATAMAALRAAYCTRTGFDFAQVYVPEEREWLRLAVETRRFRPPMTPLDEVALLDRITQVETFERFLHRTFQGKTRFSVEGLDMLVPVLDTIIHGGDQGGLQHVLIGMAHRGRLNVLTHVLGKPYAQILAEFKDPVQTRTGYRIDLGWTGDVKYHAGALRQFDADTQVSMAPNPSHLEFVNPVVAGMARAAGTDAGRPGAPVFNPHLTLPVLIHGDAAFPGQGIVAETLNLSRLDGYTAGGTIHIIANNQLGFTAVSAESYSTSYASGLARGFKIPIIHVNADDPIACIEAARIAWAYRERFQRDFLIDLVGYRRYGHNEGDEPGFTQPLMYQKIAAHPTVREQWAAHVEASTGRPGLAQAMVDARMKALEDIYAQLKPEEDIVNPIPEPPPAGAARQVRTTVSVAHLREMNDALLTRPDGFVGHRKLDRGRERRKVVFDNLDERSVDWATAEELAYASILADGIPIRLTGEDVQRGTFSHRHAAFRDQDTGALDIPLQRLPQARASFEIHNSPLSENATIGFEYGYNVQAPDRLVIWEAQYGDFINGAQVMLDQFVTSARAKWGQTPSLVLLLPHGYEGQGPEHSSARPERFLGAAADINLRLANCTTAAQYFHLLRRQALLLTTDPLPLVVLTPKSLLRHPLVASSPREFEEGAWRPVIDDDDARARAREVTRVLFCSGKVYVDLVSADARQTDRHTAICRIEQLYPFPADAVSTVVAGYPNAEEVVWLQEEPLNMGAWDFFRPAFEELLDGRLPVRYLGRPRSASPSEGSLTWHMINQKLLVAEAYAPTAPTPRASRARAKAKA, encoded by the coding sequence ATGGCTGGATGGAGCGAGTTCCAGGGTCTGAACGCCGGGTACGTCCTCGAACTCTACGATCGCTACCGGCAGGACCCCACGGCAGTCGACGCGCAGACGCGCGCCTACTTCGAGCAGTGGACGCCCCCTGAGGAAACACCCACTCCCGCAGGCGGTGCCGTCTCACCGGGCGACACCCGCGCGGTCGTGGGCGCGGCGACGCTGGCCGAGTGGATTCGCCGGTACGGCCATCTCGCCGCCCAGATCGATCCCCTCGGCTCGCGTCCGACAGGCGACCCCGCGCTGGCGCCTGAAGCGCACGGCACCTCGGAGGACGAGATGCGCCGCATGCCGGCCAGCGTGGTCGGCGGTCCGCTGGCCGAAGGTCTGCCAGACGCCGCGACGGCGATGGCGGCCCTGCGCGCGGCGTACTGCACGCGCACGGGATTCGACTTCGCGCAGGTGTACGTGCCCGAAGAGCGGGAATGGCTGCGCCTGGCCGTCGAGACGCGACGATTCCGGCCACCCATGACCCCGCTCGACGAGGTGGCGCTGCTCGACCGCATCACGCAGGTCGAGACGTTCGAGCGTTTCCTGCACCGCACGTTCCAGGGCAAGACGCGGTTCTCGGTCGAAGGCCTCGACATGCTCGTGCCGGTCCTCGACACGATCATCCACGGAGGCGACCAGGGCGGTCTGCAGCACGTGCTCATCGGCATGGCGCATCGCGGTCGCCTGAACGTGCTCACGCACGTGCTCGGCAAGCCGTACGCGCAGATCCTGGCCGAGTTCAAGGACCCGGTGCAGACGCGCACCGGCTACCGCATCGACCTCGGCTGGACGGGCGACGTGAAGTATCACGCGGGCGCGCTGCGGCAGTTCGACGCCGACACGCAGGTGTCGATGGCACCGAACCCGAGCCACCTGGAGTTCGTGAATCCCGTGGTGGCGGGCATGGCGCGCGCCGCAGGGACCGACGCGGGCCGTCCCGGCGCCCCGGTGTTCAATCCGCACCTCACGCTGCCGGTCCTGATTCACGGCGATGCGGCGTTTCCCGGCCAGGGCATCGTGGCCGAGACGCTGAACCTGTCGCGCCTGGACGGCTACACCGCCGGCGGCACGATCCACATCATCGCGAACAACCAGCTCGGGTTCACGGCCGTCTCCGCCGAGTCGTACTCGACGTCGTACGCGAGCGGCCTGGCGCGCGGGTTCAAGATCCCGATCATCCACGTGAACGCCGACGATCCGATCGCCTGCATCGAGGCCGCCCGGATCGCGTGGGCGTATCGCGAGCGCTTCCAGCGCGACTTCCTGATCGATCTGGTGGGGTATCGCCGCTACGGGCACAACGAGGGCGACGAGCCGGGCTTCACGCAACCGCTCATGTACCAGAAGATTGCCGCGCACCCGACGGTCCGCGAGCAATGGGCGGCTCACGTGGAAGCGTCGACCGGACGTCCCGGTCTGGCGCAGGCGATGGTCGACGCGCGCATGAAGGCGCTCGAAGACATCTACGCGCAACTCAAGCCCGAAGAAGACATCGTCAATCCGATTCCGGAGCCGCCGCCCGCTGGTGCCGCGCGCCAGGTGCGCACGACCGTGAGCGTGGCGCACCTGCGCGAGATGAACGACGCGCTGCTGACGCGGCCCGACGGGTTCGTCGGACATCGCAAGCTGGATCGCGGACGCGAGCGGCGCAAGGTGGTGTTCGACAACCTCGACGAGCGATCGGTGGACTGGGCCACGGCCGAGGAACTGGCGTACGCGAGCATCCTCGCAGACGGGATTCCGATCCGCCTCACGGGCGAGGACGTGCAGCGCGGCACGTTCAGCCACAGGCACGCGGCGTTCCGCGACCAGGACACCGGTGCCCTCGACATCCCGCTGCAACGGCTGCCGCAGGCACGGGCGAGCTTCGAGATTCACAACAGCCCGCTCAGCGAGAACGCGACGATCGGCTTCGAGTACGGCTACAACGTGCAGGCGCCCGATCGCCTCGTGATCTGGGAAGCGCAGTACGGCGATTTCATCAACGGCGCGCAGGTGATGCTCGATCAGTTCGTGACGTCGGCCCGCGCCAAGTGGGGGCAGACGCCGTCGCTGGTCCTGCTCCTCCCGCATGGCTACGAAGGCCAGGGCCCCGAGCATTCGAGCGCGCGCCCGGAGCGCTTCCTCGGCGCCGCGGCGGACATCAACCTGCGCCTGGCCAACTGCACAACGGCCGCCCAGTACTTCCACCTTCTCCGTCGCCAGGCGCTCCTGCTCACGACCGATCCGCTGCCCCTCGTCGTGCTCACGCCGAAGAGCCTGCTGCGACATCCGCTCGTGGCGTCCTCGCCGCGCGAGTTCGAGGAAGGCGCCTGGCGTCCTGTCATCGACGATGACGACGCGCGGGCGCGGGCGCGTGAGGTCACGCGCGTGCTGTTCTGCAGCGGCAAGGTGTACGTCGATCTCGTGTCGGCGGACGCCCGCCAGACGGATCGCCACACGGCCATCTGCCGGATCGAACAGCTGTACCCCTTCCCCGCCGACGCGGTCAGCACCGTCGTCGCCGGCTACCCGAATGCGGAAGAGGTCGTCTGGCTGCAGGAAGAACCGCTCAACATGGGGGCCTGGGACTTCTTCCGGCCTGCCTTCGAGGAACTGCTGGACGGCAGGCTTCCGGTGCGGTATCTCGGACGTCCACGCAGCGCGAGCCCATCGGAGGGCTCGCTGACGTGGCACATGATCAACCAGAAGTTGCTGGTGGCCGAGGCGTACGCTCCCACCGCTCCCACCCCACGTGCGTCACGCGCGCGGGCCAAGGCAAAGGCATAG
- a CDS encoding MBOAT family protein: protein MTFHSLDFVVFFIVVTAVYWRLSHVAQNRVLLVASYVFYGWFEPWFCALLAGTTLVDWFAGLRMDPDPSMDDEAYANPPADVRATRKWWLVLSLISNLSVLGFFKYFNFFIESVQAGLAALGVEASLPVLQIVLPVGISFYTFQSLSYTIDVYRGRMRACRPLLDFALFVALFPQLVAGPIERASALLPRVVTPRVFNLVVARDATVLMMWGLFKKLVIADNVGVIANRVFSMKDPGFEMLWAGVFAFGVQIYADFSAYTDIARGSARWLGFDLMKNFDHPYLAVSPSDFWRRWHISLSSWFRDYLYIPLGGSRHGLPRTLINVMITFVVSGLWHGAAWNFVAWGAFHGVMLVVERLWGAVRGVGRHPGRHRLPLWRVLPQWALMFVLVHIGWLMFREGDAAMLWRDLTLVPGTAPLAERQAGLYLFLIALTFSAPLWVHSLWTVWQGRSYTDRPAQHEADVPTRTVVWQALTVGLLFATILVLRSRTSLDFIYFAF from the coding sequence ATGACGTTCCACAGCCTGGACTTCGTGGTCTTCTTCATCGTGGTGACGGCCGTCTACTGGCGGCTGTCGCACGTGGCGCAGAACCGGGTCCTGCTCGTGGCGAGCTATGTGTTCTACGGCTGGTTCGAGCCGTGGTTCTGCGCGCTGCTGGCCGGTACCACGCTCGTCGACTGGTTCGCCGGCCTGCGGATGGATCCAGACCCGTCGATGGACGATGAGGCCTATGCCAATCCCCCGGCAGACGTGCGGGCGACACGCAAGTGGTGGCTGGTCCTCAGCCTGATCTCGAACCTCTCGGTCCTCGGGTTCTTCAAGTACTTCAACTTCTTCATCGAGAGCGTGCAGGCGGGCCTTGCCGCCCTTGGCGTCGAGGCGTCGCTGCCGGTCCTGCAGATCGTGCTGCCCGTAGGCATCTCGTTCTACACGTTCCAGAGTCTCTCCTACACGATCGACGTCTATCGCGGCCGCATGCGCGCGTGCCGTCCGTTGCTCGACTTCGCGCTGTTCGTGGCGTTGTTCCCGCAGTTGGTCGCCGGCCCGATCGAACGCGCGTCGGCGCTCCTGCCGCGCGTGGTGACGCCCCGCGTCTTCAATCTCGTCGTCGCGCGCGACGCGACGGTGCTGATGATGTGGGGCCTCTTCAAGAAGCTGGTAATCGCAGACAACGTGGGCGTCATCGCCAACCGCGTCTTCTCGATGAAGGATCCGGGCTTCGAGATGCTGTGGGCAGGCGTCTTCGCGTTCGGCGTGCAGATTTACGCTGACTTCTCCGCCTACACGGACATCGCGCGCGGCAGTGCGCGCTGGCTCGGGTTCGATCTGATGAAGAACTTCGATCACCCGTACCTGGCCGTCTCGCCGTCGGACTTCTGGCGGCGCTGGCACATCTCGCTGTCGTCGTGGTTCCGCGACTACCTCTACATCCCACTGGGCGGATCGCGTCACGGACTGCCGCGCACACTGATCAACGTGATGATCACGTTCGTCGTGTCGGGGCTGTGGCACGGCGCGGCGTGGAATTTCGTCGCATGGGGCGCCTTCCACGGCGTGATGCTCGTGGTCGAGCGTCTGTGGGGGGCGGTGCGCGGCGTGGGGCGCCACCCGGGCCGACATCGCCTGCCGCTCTGGCGCGTGCTGCCGCAGTGGGCGCTGATGTTCGTGCTCGTCCACATCGGATGGCTGATGTTCCGCGAGGGCGACGCCGCCATGCTGTGGCGCGATCTCACGCTCGTTCCGGGCACCGCACCGCTGGCCGAGCGCCAGGCAGGCCTCTACCTGTTCCTCATCGCCCTCACGTTCTCCGCGCCGCTGTGGGTCCACAGCCTGTGGACGGTCTGGCAGGGCCGGTCCTACACGGACAGGCCAGCCCAGCACGAGGCGGACGTGCCCACGCGCACCGTCGTCTGGCAGGCGCTGACGGTGGGCCTCCTGTTTGCGACGATCCTCGTGCTGCGCAGCCGCACGTCGCTCGACTTCATCTACTTCGCGTTCTAG
- a CDS encoding TonB-dependent receptor, protein MIVSASKVEQALVNAPATVTLIDSRTIANSPATSYADLLRNVPGLNVTQTSARDINLTSRAATGTLATSQLALVDGRSIYQDFFGFVAWDFLPIDPQEMKQIEVIRGPASAVWGANALTGVVNIITKSPREMQGTSFSLSAGLFGRDAMGGTRRNGGLFSATASHAAAIDDRWAYKVSAGFYQQDAMARPNGPIPNDTGTLYPGFANSGTRQPKFDARLDYDHPDGRQKVVVQGGFSGTEGMIHTGIGPFDIDRGTYLAYGKVNYSRGATRINTFINRLDGNATNLLAVGLDGRPIPFVFRNTTFDVEAGHVATWKSRHVFSMGGNFRYNAFDLSLAPRGDARTEGGVYLQDEIFLAPRWRWVVGGRVDAFSVLDAPVFSPRTTLMFKPSPAQTVRVSYNRAYRAPSLVNNFLDTALVNQLDLGALNPALTGRLYNFPVAAIGNEDLSEESLDAYEIGYSGVIGNRATVSAAFYVNDSRNAIFFTQNGSYRATTPPPGGPLPAAALELILQSGRFGPGNGLPASFTYQNFGKVRQKGVELGVDADIARTVTGFANYSFQPTPEPRGFDISELNLPSRHRLNVGGTYSGPRVLGTLSVSHATEAFWQDVLDSRYHGTTDGFTLVNGTFGYRLSDALTASLKVINLFDQEIQQHIFGDVMRRQVVLELRMRVGAKP, encoded by the coding sequence GTGATCGTCAGTGCGTCGAAGGTCGAGCAGGCGCTCGTCAACGCGCCCGCCACCGTCACCCTGATCGACAGCCGGACGATCGCGAACTCCCCCGCCACCAGCTACGCCGATCTCCTCCGGAACGTGCCGGGGCTGAACGTCACGCAGACCTCCGCGCGCGACATCAATCTCACCTCCCGCGCCGCCACGGGCACGCTCGCCACATCGCAGCTCGCACTGGTCGACGGACGCAGCATCTACCAGGACTTCTTCGGGTTCGTCGCGTGGGACTTCCTGCCCATCGACCCGCAGGAGATGAAGCAGATCGAAGTCATCCGCGGCCCGGCGTCGGCCGTCTGGGGCGCCAACGCGCTCACCGGCGTGGTGAACATCATCACCAAGTCGCCGCGCGAGATGCAGGGAACGTCGTTCTCGCTGAGCGCCGGCCTGTTCGGGCGCGACGCGATGGGGGGCACGCGCAGGAACGGCGGGTTGTTCTCCGCGACGGCAAGCCACGCGGCCGCCATCGACGATCGCTGGGCCTACAAGGTGTCTGCCGGGTTCTATCAGCAGGACGCCATGGCGCGGCCGAATGGGCCGATCCCCAACGACACGGGGACGCTCTATCCGGGCTTTGCCAACTCCGGCACGCGACAGCCGAAGTTCGACGCGCGTCTCGACTACGACCATCCCGATGGCCGCCAGAAGGTGGTCGTGCAGGGCGGGTTCTCCGGCACCGAGGGCATGATCCACACAGGGATCGGGCCGTTCGACATCGATCGCGGCACGTACCTGGCGTACGGCAAGGTGAACTACTCGCGCGGGGCGACGCGCATCAACACGTTCATCAATCGCCTCGACGGCAACGCCACGAACCTGCTGGCGGTGGGACTCGACGGCAGGCCGATTCCGTTCGTGTTCCGCAACACGACGTTCGACGTCGAAGCCGGTCACGTGGCGACGTGGAAGAGCCGTCACGTGTTCAGCATGGGCGGCAACTTCCGGTACAATGCGTTCGACCTGTCGCTGGCGCCGCGTGGCGACGCCCGGACCGAAGGCGGCGTGTACCTGCAGGATGAGATCTTCCTCGCGCCGCGCTGGCGCTGGGTGGTTGGTGGCCGCGTCGACGCCTTCTCCGTCCTCGACGCGCCGGTGTTCTCGCCGCGCACGACGCTCATGTTCAAGCCGTCGCCGGCGCAGACGGTGCGCGTGTCGTACAACCGCGCGTACAGGGCCCCGTCGCTGGTGAACAACTTCCTCGACACCGCGCTGGTCAACCAACTCGATCTCGGTGCGCTGAACCCCGCGCTCACCGGCCGTCTGTACAACTTCCCCGTCGCCGCCATCGGCAACGAGGACCTCTCCGAGGAGTCGCTCGACGCGTACGAAATCGGCTACTCGGGCGTGATCGGCAACCGGGCCACCGTCAGCGCGGCGTTCTACGTCAACGACAGCCGCAACGCGATCTTCTTCACGCAGAACGGCTCGTACCGCGCCACGACGCCGCCGCCCGGGGGGCCGCTGCCGGCCGCGGCCCTCGAGCTGATCCTCCAGTCGGGCCGGTTCGGTCCGGGCAACGGCCTGCCCGCCTCGTTCACGTACCAGAACTTCGGCAAGGTCCGTCAGAAGGGCGTCGAGCTCGGCGTCGACGCCGACATCGCGCGCACCGTGACGGGGTTTGCCAACTACTCGTTCCAGCCGACGCCGGAACCGCGCGGGTTCGACATCTCCGAGTTGAACCTGCCCTCGCGGCATCGCCTGAACGTGGGTGGTACCTACTCGGGCCCGCGCGTGCTCGGCACGCTGTCGGTGAGCCACGCCACGGAGGCGTTCTGGCAGGACGTGCTCGACTCGCGCTATCACGGCACTACCGACGGCTTCACGCTCGTCAACGGCACGTTCGGCTACCGGCTCAGCGACGCGCTGACGGCGTCGCTGAAGGTGATCAACCTCTTCGATCAGGAAATCCAGCAGCACATCTTCGGAGACGTGATGCGACGGCAGGTCGTGCTCGAACTCCGCATGCGCGTCGGCGCGAAGCCCTGA